Proteins encoded by one window of Pseudomonas sp. PSKL.D1:
- the tauA gene encoding taurine ABC transporter substrate-binding protein — protein sequence MIPHAPLRLFAALTLASASWLAQAADLTVAYQTTVDPAKVAQADGDYEKASKASIDWRKFDNGADVITAVASGDVQIGYLGSSPLAAAATRKLPVETFLIATQIGAGEALVARDNIKTPQDLVGKKVAVPFVSTGHYSLLAALKSWNIDPSKVQILNLAPPAIIAAWKRGDIDATYVWDPALGVAKENGKVLITSGQLAEKGAPTFDAWIVRKDFAAKHPDVVKAFAKVTLDAYADYRKDPKAWLANPDNVSKLAKLSGAKAADIPVLLEGNVYPLAADQARELGAPTTQALTDTATFLKQQGKVEAVLPDYSPYVSAQYIPN from the coding sequence ATGATCCCGCATGCCCCGCTGCGCCTGTTCGCCGCCCTGACTCTCGCCAGCGCCAGCTGGTTGGCCCAGGCTGCCGACCTCACGGTCGCCTACCAGACCACCGTCGATCCGGCCAAAGTGGCCCAGGCCGATGGCGACTATGAAAAAGCCAGCAAGGCCAGCATCGACTGGCGCAAGTTCGATAACGGCGCCGACGTGATTACCGCCGTGGCCAGTGGCGACGTGCAGATCGGCTACCTGGGTTCGAGCCCACTGGCCGCCGCCGCCACCCGCAAGCTACCCGTGGAAACCTTCCTGATTGCTACGCAGATCGGCGCCGGCGAAGCGCTGGTTGCCCGCGACAACATCAAGACGCCGCAGGACCTGGTGGGCAAGAAAGTCGCCGTGCCGTTCGTTTCCACCGGCCATTACAGCCTGCTGGCCGCGCTGAAGAGCTGGAACATCGACCCGTCCAAAGTCCAGATCCTCAACCTGGCGCCGCCCGCGATCATTGCCGCCTGGAAGCGCGGCGACATCGACGCCACCTACGTATGGGACCCGGCCCTGGGCGTAGCCAAAGAAAACGGCAAAGTGCTGATCACCTCCGGCCAGCTCGCCGAAAAAGGCGCCCCGACGTTCGACGCATGGATCGTGCGCAAAGACTTCGCCGCCAAGCACCCGGACGTGGTGAAGGCCTTCGCCAAGGTCACCCTCGACGCCTACGCCGACTACCGCAAAGACCCGAAAGCCTGGCTGGCCAACCCCGACAATGTCAGCAAGCTGGCCAAGCTGTCCGGCGCCAAAGCGGCAGACATCCCCGTGCTGCTGGAAGGCAACGTCTACCCGCTGGCAGCCGACCAGGCCCGCGAACTCGGCGCACCGACCACCCAGGCCCTCACCGACACGGCCACCTTCCTCAAACAGCAAGGCAAGGTCGAAGCGGTGCTGCCGGACTACTCGCCTTACGTCAGCGCCCAATACATCCCCAACTAA
- the ssuD gene encoding FMNH2-dependent alkanesulfonate monooxygenase — MSLNIFWFLPTHGDGKYLGTSDGARAVDHGYLQQIAQAADRLGFGGVLIPTGRSCEDSWLVAASLIPVTQNLKFLVALRPGIISPTVAARQAATLDRLSNGRALFNLVTGGDPDELAGDGLHLNHQERYEASVEFTRIWRKVLEGEVVDYDGKHIQVKGAKLLYPPIQQPRPPLYFGGSSEAAQDLAAEQVELYLTWGEPPSAVAEKIAQVREKAAAQGREVRFGIRLHVIVRETNEEAWAAADKLISHLDDETIARAQASLARFDSVGQQRMAALHNGNRDKLEVSPNLWAGVGLVRGGAGTALVGDGPTVAARVKEYADLGIDTFIFSGYPHLEESYRVAELLFPYLDVQRPEQAKTGGYVSPFGEMVANDILPKSVSQS, encoded by the coding sequence ATGAGCCTTAACATTTTCTGGTTCCTCCCCACCCACGGTGACGGCAAGTACCTGGGTACCTCCGATGGCGCCCGCGCGGTCGACCATGGCTACCTGCAACAGATTGCCCAGGCCGCCGACCGCCTTGGCTTTGGTGGGGTGCTGATTCCTACCGGGCGTTCCTGCGAAGACTCCTGGCTAGTGGCCGCGTCGCTGATCCCGGTGACACAGAACCTGAAGTTTCTGGTGGCCCTGCGCCCTGGCATCATTTCGCCGACCGTGGCTGCACGCCAGGCCGCTACGCTCGATCGGCTGTCCAATGGCCGTGCCCTGTTCAACCTGGTCACCGGCGGCGACCCGGACGAGCTGGCCGGTGACGGCTTGCACCTGAATCACCAGGAACGCTACGAAGCGTCGGTCGAGTTCACCCGCATCTGGCGCAAAGTGCTGGAAGGCGAAGTGGTCGACTACGATGGCAAGCACATTCAGGTGAAGGGCGCCAAGCTGCTCTATCCACCGATCCAGCAGCCGCGCCCGCCGCTGTACTTTGGTGGTTCGTCCGAAGCTGCTCAGGACCTGGCCGCCGAGCAAGTCGAGCTGTACCTGACCTGGGGCGAGCCGCCAAGCGCAGTAGCCGAAAAGATCGCCCAGGTTCGCGAAAAAGCAGCCGCCCAAGGCCGCGAAGTGCGCTTCGGCATTCGCCTGCATGTAATCGTGCGGGAAACCAACGAAGAAGCGTGGGCTGCTGCCGACAAGCTGATTTCGCACCTGGATGACGAAACCATCGCCCGCGCCCAGGCCTCGCTGGCGCGTTTCGACTCGGTAGGCCAGCAGCGCATGGCTGCACTGCACAACGGCAACCGCGACAAGCTGGAAGTCAGCCCCAACTTGTGGGCCGGGGTTGGCCTGGTGCGTGGTGGTGCCGGTACGGCACTGGTAGGGGACGGCCCGACTGTTGCGGCGCGGGTCAAGGAATACGCAGACCTTGGCATCGACACCTTCATCTTCTCGGGCTACCCGCACCTGGAAGAGTCCTACCGCGTGGCGGAGTTGCTGTTCCCGTACCTGGACGTGCAGCGCCCGGAGCAGGCCAAAACCGGCGGTTATGTGAGCCCGTTCGGTGAGATGGTCGCCAACGACATCCTGCCCAAGTCCGTCTCGCAGAGTTGA
- a CDS encoding PaaI family thioesterase codes for MDVPKEFVESAFSQLLGCRLQRLDTGVAEVALALEPHLRNRGQKLHGGAIFSLVDIAMGLACSASHGFDQQSVTIECKINYMRAVSDGEVLCTARVLHAGRRTLVVDADVVQGDKLVAKAQGTFAVL; via the coding sequence ATGGACGTGCCGAAGGAGTTTGTCGAAAGCGCCTTCAGCCAGCTCCTGGGCTGCCGCCTGCAACGCCTGGACACGGGTGTTGCCGAGGTAGCCCTGGCGCTGGAGCCGCACTTGCGCAACCGTGGCCAGAAGCTGCACGGCGGGGCGATTTTCAGCCTGGTGGACATCGCCATGGGCCTGGCCTGCTCGGCCAGCCATGGCTTTGACCAGCAAAGCGTCACCATAGAGTGCAAAATCAACTACATGCGCGCCGTCAGTGACGGTGAAGTGCTGTGCACGGCACGTGTTCTGCACGCCGGGCGCCGCACGCTGGTGGTCGACGCCGACGTAGTTCAAGGCGACAAGTTGGTGGCGAAAGCGCAAGGAACCTTCGCGGTTCTCTAG
- the ssuE gene encoding NADPH-dependent FMN reductase, protein MLVVSIGGSPSTRSRSGVLLERSRQWLQGNGVEVVTFQVRDFPAEDLLHARFDSPHVQHFQQLVAQADGLIVATPVYKASFAGALKTLLDLLPERALEHKIVLPIATGGSIAHMLAVDYALKPVLSALKAQETLQGIFADDSQIAYAEGTRPAQLAPALEARLQDSLETFHVALARRPRPVAPGVLNERLISARWSI, encoded by the coding sequence ATGCTGGTCGTCTCAATCGGTGGTAGCCCCAGTACCCGTTCACGCTCCGGCGTGTTGCTGGAGCGTTCGCGCCAGTGGCTGCAGGGCAACGGTGTCGAGGTGGTGACCTTCCAGGTGCGAGATTTCCCGGCAGAAGACCTGCTTCATGCGCGCTTCGACAGCCCGCATGTACAGCACTTCCAGCAGCTGGTTGCACAGGCCGACGGCCTCATCGTGGCTACCCCGGTGTACAAGGCATCGTTCGCCGGCGCCCTGAAAACCCTGCTCGACCTGCTGCCTGAACGCGCACTGGAACACAAGATCGTTTTGCCCATCGCCACCGGCGGCAGCATCGCCCACATGCTGGCAGTGGATTACGCACTCAAACCTGTGCTGTCGGCACTCAAGGCACAAGAGACCCTGCAAGGGATCTTTGCCGATGACAGCCAGATTGCTTACGCAGAAGGCACCCGGCCAGCACAACTGGCCCCGGCGCTGGAAGCACGCTTGCAAGACTCGCTGGAAACCTTCCACGTTGCCCTGGCCCGCAGGCCGCGCCCCGTGGCCCCCGGCGTGCTGAATGAACGCCTGATCAGCGCTCGCTGGAGCATCTGA
- a CDS encoding sulfonate ABC transporter substrate-binding protein, whose amino-acid sequence MRTVFLRRGLVALFAAAVSFGAITQAQAESLRIGYQKYGTLVLLKAKGTLEKRLAEQGVQVQWTEFPGGPQLLEGLNVGSIDFGVTGETPPVFAQAAGADLLYVAYEPPAPHSEAILVPKGSPIQSVKELKGKKVALNKGSNVHYLLVRALEDAGLKYSDIQPVYLPPADARAAFERGSVDAWVIWDPYQAAAEQQLQARTLRDGKDLVDNHQFYLATRNYATQHPAVINTLIEEVRAVGQWSQANPQEVTAQVAPLLGLPADITLTSVKRQGYGAAPLTPEVVAAQQKIADTFQALKLIPKPLSIKDVIWTPPAKVATAP is encoded by the coding sequence ATGCGCACAGTCTTCTTGCGTCGTGGTCTGGTCGCCCTGTTTGCGGCGGCTGTGTCCTTCGGCGCCATCACCCAAGCCCAGGCCGAAAGCCTGCGTATCGGTTATCAGAAATACGGCACCCTGGTGCTGCTCAAGGCCAAGGGCACGCTGGAAAAGCGCCTGGCTGAACAGGGCGTGCAGGTGCAATGGACCGAGTTCCCCGGTGGCCCGCAGCTGCTTGAAGGGCTGAACGTTGGCTCCATCGACTTTGGCGTCACGGGTGAAACGCCGCCTGTATTCGCCCAGGCTGCCGGTGCCGACCTGCTGTACGTGGCCTACGAGCCACCTGCGCCGCACAGCGAAGCCATCCTCGTGCCGAAGGGTTCGCCAATCCAGTCGGTGAAGGAACTCAAAGGCAAGAAAGTCGCCCTCAACAAAGGCTCCAACGTCCATTACCTGCTGGTTCGTGCATTGGAAGACGCCGGCCTCAAGTACAGCGACATTCAACCGGTCTACCTGCCACCTGCCGACGCCCGTGCCGCCTTCGAGCGAGGCAGCGTGGATGCCTGGGTGATCTGGGACCCGTACCAGGCCGCTGCCGAGCAGCAGTTGCAGGCCCGCACCCTTCGTGACGGCAAAGACCTGGTCGACAACCACCAGTTCTACCTCGCTACCCGTAACTACGCCACCCAGCACCCAGCCGTGATCAACACCCTGATCGAGGAAGTGCGCGCCGTGGGCCAGTGGTCCCAGGCCAACCCGCAAGAGGTGACCGCCCAGGTCGCACCGCTGCTCGGCCTGCCCGCCGACATCACCCTGACCTCGGTGAAACGCCAAGGCTACGGTGCCGCGCCGCTCACCCCTGAGGTGGTAGCCGCCCAACAGAAAATCGCCGACACCTTCCAGGCGCTCAAGCTGATCCCCAAGCCGCTGAGCATCAAGGACGTGATCTGGACACCCCCGGCCAAGGTTGCCACCGCGCCTTGA
- a CDS encoding TetR/AcrR family transcriptional regulator, whose amino-acid sequence MSRNASPRKPRASSQARIEAILAAARELLAGQGVAALSIYSVAERAQIPPSSVYHFFASVPALLEALTADVHRAFREALSAPIDSSAFATWHELSRLIEQRMLDIYNEDAAARQLILAQHGLSEVVQADRQHDMELGDLMHKLFDQHFRLPVMPADVDVFALAMELSDRVYARSVQLHEAITPRMAEEGKRVFEAYLGLYLPPFLAKRLS is encoded by the coding sequence ATGAGCCGCAACGCCAGCCCGCGCAAGCCGCGCGCCAGCAGCCAGGCCAGGATCGAAGCGATCCTGGCGGCGGCGCGTGAGCTGCTGGCGGGGCAAGGCGTGGCGGCGCTTTCGATCTATAGCGTGGCCGAGCGGGCACAGATTCCGCCCTCCTCCGTGTACCACTTCTTCGCCAGTGTGCCTGCGCTGCTGGAGGCGCTTACGGCCGACGTACACCGCGCCTTCCGTGAAGCGCTCAGCGCGCCCATCGACAGCAGCGCATTCGCTACCTGGCATGAACTGTCACGGCTGATCGAGCAACGCATGCTCGATATCTACAATGAGGACGCCGCTGCCCGGCAGCTTATTTTGGCGCAGCATGGTTTGAGTGAAGTGGTGCAGGCCGACCGTCAGCACGACATGGAACTGGGCGACCTGATGCATAAGCTGTTCGACCAGCATTTCCGTTTACCGGTGATGCCTGCGGATGTGGATGTGTTTGCGTTGGCCATGGAGTTGAGTGACCGGGTGTATGCGCGTTCGGTGCAGCTGCACGAGGCGATCACGCCGCGTATGGCTGAAGAGGGCAAGCGGGTGTTTGAGGCGTACCTGGGGTTGTATTTGCCGCCGTTTCTGGCTAAGCGTTTGAGCTGA
- a CDS encoding OprD family porin, with amino-acid sequence MYKSSLALAVALGVLAQQASAAGFIEDSKLALSSRTMYFNNDNRDGGADNRESGQGFKLDYLSGFTQGTVGFGVDVQALWGIHLDGGRGKHPDNSSFFPSDSDGSAASQWARIGGNAKARFSKTEVHYGSALAPNLPILVSNDGRLLPQTFEGGTIQSKEIDNLTINAGQLTHAMGRASSNRTGLSVAGAYRDSNKFRYGGLDYKLTPDLTLQYYYSNLEDFYKQHFLGATHVFKIADDQSFKTDLRYFDSSSDGRNGEAGYTFNNNGGYAKNSGEVDNKTWSAMFTYTLGGHSLMLGHQQVSDDGGFVWLNQGNVRKDGSTSSLEGAGGASFYLFTDSMINQFAKAGENTTFGQYSYDFARLGVPGLKASVAYLKGEDGKNATGGGTFSEWERDARVDYVIQEGTFKGLGASLRHGVYRGTGTSSLADQDQTRLIFNYTYNFL; translated from the coding sequence ATGTACAAGTCCAGCCTGGCCCTGGCCGTGGCACTGGGGGTTCTCGCCCAACAAGCAAGCGCTGCCGGCTTCATCGAAGACAGCAAACTGGCACTCAGCTCGCGCACCATGTACTTCAACAACGACAACCGTGATGGCGGCGCAGACAACCGCGAATCGGGCCAAGGCTTCAAGCTGGACTACCTGTCCGGCTTCACCCAAGGCACCGTTGGTTTCGGCGTTGACGTTCAGGCCCTGTGGGGTATTCACCTGGATGGCGGTCGCGGCAAGCACCCGGACAACAGCAGCTTCTTCCCTAGCGACTCCGATGGTTCGGCTGCTAGCCAGTGGGCCCGCATCGGCGGTAACGCCAAGGCTCGCTTCTCGAAGACCGAGGTTCACTACGGTAGCGCCCTGGCACCGAACCTGCCGATCCTCGTTTCCAACGATGGCCGTCTGCTGCCGCAAACCTTCGAGGGTGGCACCATCCAGTCGAAGGAAATCGACAACCTGACCATCAACGCCGGTCAGCTGACCCACGCCATGGGCCGTGCTTCGAGCAACCGTACTGGTCTGTCGGTCGCCGGTGCCTACCGCGACAGCAACAAGTTCCGCTACGGCGGCCTGGACTACAAGCTCACTCCAGACCTGACCCTGCAGTACTACTACTCGAACCTGGAAGACTTCTACAAGCAGCACTTCCTGGGCGCGACCCACGTCTTCAAGATTGCTGACGACCAGTCGTTCAAAACCGACCTGCGCTACTTCGACAGCAGCAGCGACGGCCGCAACGGCGAAGCGGGCTACACCTTCAACAACAACGGTGGCTACGCCAAGAATTCGGGCGAGGTCGACAACAAGACCTGGTCTGCGATGTTCACCTACACCTTGGGTGGCCACTCGCTGATGCTGGGCCATCAGCAGGTTAGCGACGACGGTGGCTTCGTCTGGCTGAACCAGGGCAACGTGCGTAAAGACGGCTCTACCTCTTCGCTCGAAGGTGCCGGCGGCGCAAGCTTCTACCTGTTCACCGACAGCATGATCAACCAGTTCGCCAAGGCCGGTGAAAACACCACCTTCGGTCAGTACTCGTATGACTTCGCGCGTCTGGGCGTACCAGGCCTGAAGGCTTCGGTCGCTTACCTGAAAGGTGAAGACGGCAAGAACGCCACTGGCGGCGGTACCTTCAGCGAGTGGGAGCGTGATGCTCGCGTTGACTACGTCATCCAGGAAGGCACCTTCAAAGGCCTGGGCGCCAGCCTGCGTCACGGCGTATACCGTGGCACCGGCACCAGCTCGCTGGCTGACCAGGATCAGACCCGCCTGATCTTCAACTACACTTACAACTTCCTGTAA
- the ssuC gene encoding aliphatic sulfonate ABC transporter permease SsuC — protein sequence MSRATPSNLTQRLAPWALPVLLLAVWQLAVSAGWLSTRILPAPSAVVSAGVELVRSGEIWTHLAISGWRAGLGFLIGGSIGLVLGFITGLSNWGERLLDSSVQMIRNVPHLALIPLVILWFGIDESAKIFLVALGTLFPIYLNTYHGIRNVDPALVEMARSYGLSGFGLFRQVILPGALPSILVGVRFALGFMWLTLIVAETISANAGIGYLAMNAREFLQTDVVVLAIVMYAVLGKLADLAARGLERVWLRWHPAYQVARKEGA from the coding sequence ATGAGTCGTGCAACCCCTTCCAACCTGACCCAGCGCTTGGCGCCGTGGGCGCTGCCGGTGCTGTTACTGGCAGTGTGGCAGCTGGCGGTCAGCGCCGGCTGGCTGTCGACGCGCATCCTGCCTGCGCCAAGCGCGGTGGTCAGCGCTGGCGTCGAGCTGGTACGCAGCGGTGAAATCTGGACTCACCTGGCCATCAGTGGCTGGCGTGCCGGGCTGGGCTTTCTGATCGGCGGCAGCATCGGCCTGGTGCTGGGCTTCATCACCGGCCTGTCGAACTGGGGTGAACGCCTGCTCGACAGTTCGGTGCAGATGATCCGTAACGTGCCGCACCTGGCGCTGATCCCGCTGGTGATCCTGTGGTTCGGTATCGACGAGTCGGCAAAGATCTTTCTGGTCGCGCTGGGCACGTTGTTCCCGATCTACCTGAACACCTACCACGGCATCCGCAACGTCGACCCGGCGTTGGTGGAAATGGCGCGTAGCTACGGCCTGTCGGGCTTTGGCCTGTTCCGCCAGGTGATCCTGCCCGGTGCATTGCCATCGATCCTGGTTGGCGTGCGCTTCGCCCTGGGCTTCATGTGGCTGACCCTGATCGTGGCCGAAACCATCTCGGCCAATGCCGGTATCGGTTACCTGGCCATGAACGCACGGGAATTCCTGCAAACCGACGTAGTGGTATTGGCCATCGTCATGTACGCAGTGCTCGGCAAGCTTGCCGACCTGGCTGCCCGCGGCCTTGAGCGTGTATGGCTGCGCTGGCACCCGGCGTATCAAGTGGCCAGGAAGGAGGGCGCATGA
- the ssuB gene encoding aliphatic sulfonates ABC transporter ATP-binding protein: MTVLKEQPPRLLRGIPLASNGLRKAFGQREVLKGIDLHIPAGQFVAIVGRSGCGKSTLLRLLAGLDQPTAGELLAGAAPLAEAREETRLMFQDARLLPWKKVIDNVGLGLSGDWRQRALDALEAVGLADRANEWPAALSGGQKQRVALARALIHQPRLLLLDEPLGALDALTRIEMQQLIERLWRQHGFTVLLVTHDVSEAVAVADRVILIEEGEVGLDLEVDLARPRARGSHRLAALESEVLNRVLSAPGTAPEPEPVAPLPTQLRWAH, encoded by the coding sequence ATGACCGTGCTCAAAGAACAGCCGCCACGCCTGCTGCGTGGCATCCCGTTGGCCTCCAACGGCCTGCGCAAAGCCTTTGGCCAGCGTGAAGTACTCAAGGGCATCGACCTGCACATTCCGGCAGGCCAGTTTGTCGCCATCGTTGGCCGCAGTGGCTGCGGCAAGAGCACCTTGCTGCGCCTACTGGCCGGGCTCGACCAGCCTACGGCGGGCGAATTGCTGGCAGGTGCCGCGCCGCTGGCCGAGGCCCGTGAGGAAACCCGCCTGATGTTCCAGGATGCGCGGCTGCTGCCCTGGAAGAAGGTGATCGACAACGTCGGCCTGGGCCTGAGTGGCGACTGGCGCCAGCGTGCCTTGGATGCGTTGGAAGCGGTTGGCCTGGCTGATCGTGCCAATGAATGGCCGGCGGCCCTGTCCGGTGGCCAGAAGCAGCGTGTGGCCCTGGCCCGTGCGCTGATCCACCAGCCACGCCTGCTGCTGCTGGACGAGCCGCTGGGTGCGCTGGATGCGCTGACTCGAATCGAGATGCAGCAACTGATCGAGCGCCTGTGGCGCCAGCACGGTTTCACGGTGCTGCTGGTTACCCATGACGTCAGCGAAGCCGTTGCCGTGGCAGATCGGGTGATCCTGATCGAAGAAGGCGAGGTTGGCCTTGATCTTGAGGTAGACCTGGCAAGGCCCCGGGCGCGTGGTTCGCACCGCCTGGCTGCGCTGGAAAGTGAAGTTCTGAACCGCGTGCTGTCGGCCCCGGGCACCGCGCCCGAGCCGGAACCTGTAGCCCCTTTGCCTACGCAATTGCGTTGGGCGCACTGA
- a CDS encoding TOBE domain-containing protein codes for MTIKAINVRNQFKGTVKEILEGPVLSEIDVQTASGIVTSVITTRSVKELELQVGSEVIAFVKSTEVSIAKL; via the coding sequence ATGACTATCAAAGCCATCAACGTTCGCAACCAGTTCAAAGGCACTGTGAAAGAAATCCTGGAAGGTCCGGTGCTGTCGGAAATCGACGTGCAGACTGCCTCGGGGATCGTGACTTCGGTGATCACCACCCGCTCGGTGAAAGAGCTGGAGTTGCAGGTGGGGAGTGAGGTGATTGCGTTTGTTAAGTCGACGGAAGTGTCCATCGCCAAGTTGTGA
- the gshA gene encoding glutamate--cysteine ligase: MSDLLNRRLSLLGANLPLLKQCLHGIERECLRVTDEGRLAQTPHPDSLGSALTNEQITTDYSESLLEFITPALPDPAKVLESLEQTHRFVYSKLGNEYLWSPSMPCTLPAEGDIPIAEYGTSNIGKLKHVYRKGLALRYGRTMQCIAGIHYNFSLPEALWPLLREAEGSTQDDRDFQSSAYIALIRNFRRYSWLLMYLFGASPALDKGFLRGRPHQLEELDAETLYLPYATSLRMSDLGYQSNAQAGLTPCYNNLASYTDSLRKAVGTPYPPYVEVGTHVDGEWVQLNTNILQIENEYYSNIRPKRVTYTGERPIQALTSRGIQYVEVRCLDINPFLPVGIDLEEARFLDAFLLFCALEDSPLLDNGECGQCTNNFLTVVKEGRRPGLDLHRDGQPVGLREWASELIARIGKLAELLDRAQGGEEHAKALAAQQAKVDDASLTPSAQVLARMTEHDETFVQFALRQSRLHAETFREQPLPVERQQAYETLARDSLAEQSRLEQQEVGDFDLFVGAYQASILAISN; the protein is encoded by the coding sequence TTGAGCGACCTCCTCAACCGCCGCCTGAGCCTGCTCGGCGCCAATCTTCCCCTGCTCAAGCAGTGCCTGCACGGTATTGAGCGCGAATGCCTGCGCGTGACCGATGAAGGCCGCCTGGCACAAACGCCACACCCGGACAGCCTGGGTTCTGCGCTGACCAACGAGCAGATCACCACCGATTACTCCGAGTCGCTGCTGGAGTTCATCACCCCGGCCCTGCCCGACCCGGCCAAGGTGCTGGAGAGCCTCGAACAAACCCACCGCTTCGTCTACAGCAAGCTGGGTAACGAGTACCTGTGGAGCCCTTCGATGCCGTGCACATTGCCGGCCGAAGGAGACATCCCGATTGCCGAATACGGCACCTCCAACATTGGCAAGCTCAAGCACGTGTACCGCAAAGGCCTGGCCCTGCGCTACGGCCGCACCATGCAGTGCATTGCCGGCATCCACTACAACTTCTCGCTGCCCGAAGCGCTGTGGCCGTTGCTGCGTGAAGCCGAAGGCAGTACGCAGGATGACCGTGACTTTCAGTCCTCGGCATACATTGCGCTGATCCGCAACTTCCGCCGCTACAGCTGGCTGCTGATGTACCTGTTCGGCGCCTCGCCTGCACTGGACAAAGGCTTCCTGCGTGGCCGCCCACACCAGCTGGAAGAGCTGGATGCCGAAACCCTGTACCTGCCGTACGCCACCAGCCTGCGCATGAGCGACCTGGGTTACCAAAGCAACGCACAGGCAGGCCTCACCCCTTGCTACAACAACCTGGCGAGTTACACCGACAGCCTGCGCAAAGCGGTGGGTACACCCTACCCGCCTTATGTCGAAGTCGGCACGCACGTGGATGGCGAGTGGGTGCAGCTGAACACCAACATCCTGCAGATCGAAAACGAGTACTACTCGAACATCCGCCCCAAGCGCGTCACCTACACCGGCGAGCGGCCGATCCAGGCCCTGACATCGCGCGGCATCCAGTATGTGGAAGTGCGCTGCCTGGACATCAACCCGTTCCTGCCGGTAGGCATCGACCTCGAGGAAGCCCGCTTCCTGGATGCGTTCCTGCTGTTCTGCGCGCTGGAAGACAGCCCGCTGCTGGATAACGGCGAATGCGGCCAGTGCACCAACAACTTCCTGACCGTGGTCAAGGAAGGCCGTCGCCCTGGGCTGGACCTGCATCGCGATGGCCAACCGGTTGGCCTGCGGGAATGGGCCAGCGAATTGATCGCCCGGATCGGCAAGCTGGCCGAGTTGCTCGACCGCGCCCAAGGGGGTGAGGAACACGCCAAGGCGCTGGCGGCACAGCAGGCCAAGGTTGACGACGCTTCACTGACGCCATCCGCTCAGGTGCTTGCACGCATGACCGAGCATGACGAGACGTTCGTCCAGTTCGCCCTGCGCCAAAGCCGCCTGCACGCCGAAACGTTCCGCGAGCAGCCGCTGCCCGTCGAACGCCAGCAGGCCTACGAGACCCTGGCCCGCGACTCGCTGGCCGAGCAGTCACGCCTTGAACAGCAAGAAGTCGGCGACTTCGACCTGTTCGTGGGTGCGTATCAGGCCAGCATCCTGGCGATCAGCAACTGA
- a CDS encoding peroxiredoxin gives MSLKLGDIAPDFEQDSSEGKIRFHEWLGSSWGVLFSHPADFTPVCTTELGLTAKLKEDFAQRGVKAIALSVDPVDSHHKWIEDINETQNTVVNFPIIADADRKVSDLYDLIHPNASDTLTVRSLFVIDPNKKVRLTITYPASTGRNFNEILRVIDSLQLTDNHKVATPGNWQDGDEVVIVPSLKDEDEIKQRFPKGYRAVKPYLRLTPQPNR, from the coding sequence ATGAGCCTCAAACTCGGCGACATCGCCCCCGATTTCGAACAGGATTCCAGCGAAGGCAAAATCCGCTTCCACGAATGGCTGGGCAGCAGCTGGGGTGTGCTGTTCTCCCACCCGGCCGATTTCACTCCGGTCTGCACCACCGAGCTGGGCCTGACCGCCAAGCTCAAGGAAGACTTCGCCCAACGTGGCGTCAAAGCCATTGCCCTGTCGGTGGACCCGGTCGACTCGCACCACAAATGGATCGAGGACATCAACGAGACCCAGAACACCGTGGTCAACTTCCCGATCATTGCCGACGCCGACCGTAAGGTGTCCGACCTGTACGACCTGATCCACCCTAATGCCAGCGACACCCTGACCGTGCGCTCACTGTTCGTGATCGACCCGAACAAGAAGGTGCGCCTGACCATTACTTATCCGGCCAGTACCGGGCGTAACTTCAACGAAATTCTGCGGGTGATCGACTCACTGCAGCTTACCGACAACCACAAGGTCGCCACACCAGGGAACTGGCAGGATGGTGACGAAGTGGTGATCGTGCCTTCGCTGAAGGATGAGGACGAAATCAAGCAGCGTTTCCCGAAAGGGTACCGCGCCGTGAAGCCTTACCTGCGCCTGACTCCGCAACCTAATCGTTAA